A single Candidatus Eremiobacteraceae bacterium DNA region contains:
- the eno gene encoding phosphopyruvate hydratase: protein MNAPLIEEIHAREILDSRGNPTIAVSVTTSYGAVGEASVPSGASTGTHEAVELRDGDKRRYGGKGVLKAVKHVNETIAERLRGRSVLDQAAIDGAMLAMDGTPNKSKLGANAILGVSLACAHAAAASLEQPLYRYLGGVQAMTMPVPMMNVINGGKHAQGALQFQECMIVPAGAPTFAEAVRYGAEVFHELGKLLHKKKLQTLVGDEGGYAPPLRHIDEALGLIVDAITAAGYKAGKDVSIALDPAASEFKEGDTYRAEQGAKPLSSSKMVALYEKLCKAFPIVSIEDGLGEDDWAGWRELTRALGDRVQLVGDDLFVTNVKFLKRGIKEHVANAILVKVNQIGSLTETINCVHTAQRASYGTVISHRSGETGDTTIADIAVALNAGQIKTGSLSRSDRVEKYNRLMAIEEALGSAAVYPGKAIFAP from the coding sequence ATCAACGCGCCGCTCATCGAGGAGATCCATGCTCGCGAGATCCTCGACTCGCGCGGCAATCCGACGATCGCGGTGAGCGTGACGACCAGCTACGGAGCGGTCGGCGAGGCATCGGTGCCCTCAGGTGCGTCGACCGGCACGCACGAGGCCGTGGAACTGCGCGACGGCGACAAGCGCCGGTACGGCGGGAAGGGCGTGCTCAAAGCGGTCAAACACGTCAACGAAACGATCGCAGAGCGCTTGCGCGGCCGCAGCGTACTCGACCAGGCGGCGATCGACGGCGCCATGCTCGCCATGGATGGCACGCCCAACAAGAGCAAACTGGGTGCCAACGCGATCCTCGGCGTTTCTCTTGCGTGCGCGCATGCGGCTGCGGCGTCGCTCGAACAGCCTTTATACCGTTATCTCGGCGGCGTGCAAGCGATGACCATGCCGGTGCCGATGATGAACGTGATCAACGGCGGCAAGCACGCGCAAGGCGCGCTGCAATTCCAGGAATGCATGATCGTGCCGGCCGGCGCGCCCACGTTCGCAGAAGCAGTGCGCTACGGCGCCGAGGTGTTCCACGAGCTCGGCAAACTGCTGCACAAGAAGAAGCTCCAGACGCTCGTCGGCGACGAGGGCGGCTACGCGCCTCCGCTGCGCCACATCGACGAGGCGCTCGGCCTGATCGTGGATGCGATTACCGCAGCCGGCTACAAGGCGGGTAAAGACGTCAGTATCGCGCTCGATCCAGCCGCGAGCGAGTTCAAAGAAGGCGACACGTACCGGGCCGAACAGGGCGCCAAGCCGCTCTCGTCCTCGAAGATGGTCGCGCTCTACGAGAAGCTGTGCAAAGCATTCCCGATCGTCAGCATCGAGGATGGCTTGGGCGAGGACGATTGGGCCGGTTGGCGCGAGTTGACGAGAGCGCTGGGCGATCGCGTCCAACTGGTCGGCGACGACCTCTTCGTCACCAACGTGAAGTTCCTCAAGCGCGGCATCAAGGAGCACGTCGCAAACGCGATACTCGTGAAAGTCAATCAGATCGGCTCGTTGACCGAGACGATCAACTGCGTGCACACGGCACAGCGGGCGAGCTACGGCACGGTCATCTCGCACCGCTCGGGCGAGACCGGCGACACGACGATCGCCGACATCGCGGTCGCGCTCAACGCGGGCCAGATCAAGACGGGCTCGCTGTCGCGCAGCGACCGGGTCGAGAAATACAACCGGCTTATGGCGATCGAAGAAGCGCTCGGGAGCGCGGCCGTCTATCCGGGCAAAGCGATATTCGCGCCTTGA